One window of Hydractinia symbiolongicarpus strain clone_291-10 chromosome 3, HSymV2.1, whole genome shotgun sequence genomic DNA carries:
- the LOC130636823 gene encoding uncharacterized protein K02A2.6-like: MDYLGPLPDGKYALAMIDQRSRYPLVSITPRTSAKNLISILNTAFTKFGYLETIITDNGPPFRSNEIKRYMKIKGIKHRRVTPLCPQANNEIERLMLPLMKIICTAHVEHKPYIEEVEAFLMAYRVTPHVATNIPPADSSIDEFMDEKLTHNDQKSKKRSKRYRDNRNQARHRELQVGDCVLVKQKRKNKLTPPYNPIPYRVTDTRGTMINAQNQRTKCQLSRNISHVKKIPEETKEQPTDIDFEEEEEDEGNHGGDRTDLEVEQPQTIPPLQQQEHTTTKEVFRKTYPRRIRRPPNEWSRRGSAFLLNIVTFPNLSKHLSTVRHYNL; encoded by the exons ATGGACTACCTAGGACCATTGCCGGACGGAAAGTATGCACTAGCAATGATCGATCAACGTTCGAGATACCCGCTCGTATCAATCACACCAAGAACATCTGCAAAAAATCTCATCTCAATTCTAAATACAGCCTTTACAAAGTTTGGTTATCTAGAAACAATAATTACTGACAATGGACCACCTTTTCGGTCAAATGAAATCAAACGATACATGAAAATAAAAGGGATCAAACATAGAAGGGTGACCCCGTTATGTCCACAAGCTAACAATGAAATTGAACGACTTATGCTACCTCTAATGAAAATTATATGTACGGCACACGTCGAACATAAACCGTATATTGAAGAGGTTGAAGCGTTTCTCATGGCTTACCGAGTAACTCCTCACGTTGCTACAAACATACCTCCGGCAGATTCCAGTATAGACGAGTTTATGGATGAAAAACTTACTCACAAcgatcaaaaatcaaaaaaacgcTCGAAAAGGTATCGAGACAATCGCAATCAAGCGAGACACAGGGAGTTACAAGTGGGAGATTGCGTACTCGTTAAACAAAAGAGGAAAAATAAACTTACACCGCCATATAACCCAATTCCATACCGAGTCACCGACACAAGAGGTACGATGATCAACGCCCAGAATCAAAGGACAAAGTGCCAACTTTCCCGAAATATATCGCATGTTAAGAAAATCCCGGAGGAAACCAAGGAACAACCGACTGATATTGACTTTGAAGAGGAGGAAGAAGATGAAGGAAACCATGGCGGAGACCGTACTGACCTTGAAGTCGAACAACCCCAAACAATTCCACCATTACAACAACAAGAACATACGACGACCAAGGAAGTTTTTCGGAAAACGTATCCGCGACGTATCAGGCGACCGCCAAACGAATGGA GCAGGAGGGGAAGTGCCTTCTTATTGAATATAGTCACTTTTCCAAACTTGAGTAAGCATCTCTCGACAGTGCGCCATTACAATCTTTAA